The segment ATTAGATTGTAAATATTTGAACCCAATCATCCTTAAAaccatttaaaaattttgacatGTCTAAATTTCCTGCTGGAAATACAgtgcattaattttttttttttaattcaaattaataGGATAATAAAGAAAGTGGCTGGTTTTAGAATGgaattacaaaattacaaaattgtaCCCAATAGTCATTTTGTGGTAATTTTTCAATAATTGTAAACTACAGAAATATATGTTTGCTTGGTAAGTGTGCTCCATTCTGCGGCTCCAACTATCTCCACATCAAATCGATCAACCTATCCTAGGGACACATAACCTCGTCTGACATTTTCTCTTTACATAGgtgttcaaaaatattcttctatcTTAATCCATTGGTTATTGATTTGACTAGGGCTTGTGAAGAGTATGTTAGGTAAGCAAAAGCATTGATGAGTAAGTTGTCTCCAGACTTCAAATTTTTGCAAGAACAAAATAAGCCCGCCATTATTTGCTTCACTGGGCCATATCTTGAGTTTTTCCTTGCCCAACCCTTTTTGTTTAGTTCCACCATCAACATAAAAAGCATCAGATTCTATTTAAAGACAGAATTTCATTCATAGCAAATTGTACattcaatattgatatttttctatGTTTTAAATTAACGATATGTTAAAAACCCATTTTGATCTCCTAACCACCAGAAACCTTCACTGACAAAGGCTACTCCGAAGTCACTAACAAGTGAACACCAATAGGAAATTAACATAATTGTTCGGCTTGTTATTTTCCTGTAAGAACACCTTAATGTGCTCCCTATTATGTGGGAACCAACTTGAAAGTTTCTAACAAAATTGTGTTTAGAaagaattttttcttttaattaggCATTCaaggattttaacaaaattgagtTGTTCGATTGACCAGGTATTGACAGACTGAAGTGATCCGTTTTACTTACATGCGAAAGCTATGAATCACCACAGAACACTTGTGGCGTAAAAAAAAATGCTGTTTTACTTCGATTAATGAAAACGGATGATCATGTTCTTGGCTATCATTAATATGTGTGATCATGACAGCTTTTTAAGATGGATATCCTGACACAAGGTATTCTTTATGTCTTTTTTAtcctgtaaacttttttttcatttgttttttttttgttgttttttttttgcattaaaATATCCTTGAAAATTCTCCTTTTAATTAAATATTGACAGGAATGCTGTTAATTGGGTATGACTTTGAAAGAAAAATCcttttatttttatctaaagAAGTAGACGTAAATAAAATTTAAGTAATTCAAATGTAACATTGATTAGAGTTGCGAAtttatttttagtgaaatatttcaaaagtgttGACTGGTAGGCGTCCTACTGTCATATTGTGCAAGACCCCTttgttttattcaataaaattttaatgGAATAGAGACCTCCACAGTAGAATTTCTGAGtccagaaatttaaaaaaaaaaaaaggtgaccAACATTTCTGAACATAATCAATTTTTCCTTTGAAGAGGTAGCCAAGTAGTCTATACAGAAAGAATTGAAGGGCTGCAATAGTCACAGTTTAAGTGTCTTTAGAATTAACATAACCCTTCAATAATGTAAAAGAATATTTTAGTagttggtgggggggggggacatataGTACCTGGATAGTGCATTAGTACAGCGTAGCGAAAATTCAGATGGAGTGTTGATTGATTTTACTGAATGACTCAGCATTGCACAGTTTTAGACATGGCTGTACATATTTTCCCTTTATTAGAATTTTGATGGCAGTAAAATCTGTCAAATGTTAGagaataaaatttttaatttttgataattaTATGTGGGGTAATAgcaacaatacactaacacgctGCTCTGTTGATCATACCATTAGATCAATTGAGACCTCCATATGATGAAAATGTTGAATACTGTGTGAAAATTGCTGTGCCCACCCCTACACAGTTTATGTCAATACGGGGACAGCGTGTGAATTGCTCAGCTCGTGCAAGCTCCGATTGCCTCACTAATGACCATTCTCTTTGGTACTCTGTTTGGTAGGATATGCCTGTATTTTTTAGAGGATATTTACTCAGTTTCCACTAATGCGCATTATTAATCTTTTAAATccatttaaattcatttttatttctcttttgACGAAATCATTATTTGGAATTTGAAATACTTTCTTCTAATCATTATCAATACTTTTTGTAGAGAAAGAATACGAATTTTCATTGCATTGAGAGCACTTCAGATTGAAATGGTTTCATTTGGTTGTACTTGAACTTACATACCTTTGTGAAAATAAGAAGTCCTCaaaatttttttctattcttgTTATTAAAATGGTAAGAATTTAGAGACAAAAACACAGTCGCTATTGACATTGAACAATACAGTGTTGTCACTACACTGGTAAGTATTGAACCTGTGTGATttagaagaaattttttttatgcattACTTTAAATTCATAAGAGAAAGGGGAAAGGCTATGATGAATTACTTTACTTAGGGGGTCACTGaaagtattatatataatttgtgactggattttttttttcaaagaaggAAAAACCATATTGTTTTTATGAGAAAATTATTTACTTTCATCATTTTATAATgcagtattttaaaaaaaaaaatggatgtacagcaaaaaaaaaaaaaaaaatagaatattccaatctattcaagaaatgtttttttttgaaaatatataattaagaTCAACTTTATCTCATTATAGACTGGTAGAATCTGCATGTTGATATTTGATATAGTAGAACACATGATGCAGTGGAGCATGTACTAGGTTAGAGAACGGTCTGGAGGAGACACCTATCAGaatcaataaatacataaaacatGTAATGAAATTACCATGACCGGAGGAGTCATTAAGCTGCTGTTCCGCTGACCATAATACTGACTGGTGTTGAAGCTGACACTGGTCATAATCAGATTGTCGGTCCATTCATTTCTGACTGTCTTGACCACTACGATTTGCTAGACTGGAAGTGTTTTTGCTCAGGTGTAAATTGGTTAATTTTCCTTCTGTCTTTAACAATATCTTTTATCTTGTGAAATGAATAAGTAAGAAGCATGCTGCTGATAGGGTGTTCAAGCTAATCAGATTTAGGCATGGTGTCTAGGGGATATTTATTTCGTTAAAGAAGACATCTTGCTGACAGACCAAAGATAACCATTGACACCATCCTTGTAGATCATCTGATACCACAGCACCTTAAAGAGCTCAGATGATCTGAGTTACCTCCCTTATATAAACCATATAACACTTCAGTTGGTGTTTATATTCACTAAATGCTGAATTTTCATTCAGTTTACATACAGTCTGCTCAGAAGAATCTGAAGAACAGATGGTTCTAGTGTTAATGGTACGATTGTTCTGTTCTGACACCCCTAACAAAGACAGTCACGAGGCattgatatatacactgtacatgttctGGTTTCCTGCAGGAAATCACAAAAAAGGGTTATAAACTTGTTAAAGCTGCCATCAGACATATGCCTGACAGACAGGCCTGCAAAATTGTGACAAACTTAAATGATTTACAACTGATTGAATTACTTTAAGCAAAGTTCTTTGGTTATTTTTCTGTAGTTTTGATTAGGAAGTCCTTGTGTTGGTATGTATGTCATTTCTTTGTCATAGTTTGAATTAAGGGGGACAGgatgtttgattgattgataaaGGAGTTTTCGATGAgaaactttcaatttcattgataatATTCAGTAAGAAATTCCTCGGGTACCCTGAAATTTTGGGTTGACTTCAGGTTAGACTCTACGGGTACACCAACAACACGGTGTGCTGGCAAATTTATTGCCTCTTTAATCTCAGCAAGTGTGTAACAATTTTCGTTGTTTTGCTGTCATGAGACATTCTCTCTTATGAGTGACAGGAACTCTTATGGTTGCTAAGAAGGGCAGTTTTTGGCAGATTCAGAGGGGATTGATAACTTTAGTAATATTGACTGGGTATGTTTGAATACCAAAAGAAAAGGTAGTATGCTCTAATCTTCTCTAACCATTGATAACCTCTCTTGTCagtgagttatctcccttggCAAGCAAGACTTAATCCATAGAAGAGATTTTCAGCTTAAGGACATTGATACAGAACTGAAACATTAAAGTCAAATCCTTTAACTGTTGGATAATTAAAGTCTAATGAGACATACTAGTACAATCAAATATTTGGCCAAAGTTCAATTCAGAGAAATTGCTAACATCACCCACTATAGCAAGGACacgttctattttttttaaaaatcccagTGTATACTTTTTTCTAAAGTGTCTATTATTTTATCTATAGCCCACACTCGCATGACTAAGAGCaatttacaagtacatgtaatttgttcTTCTAGGTTAAAATCATGGTGTCTATCAAGATTATAATAGTTTCAATTTTTAGTAATTAATTAAGATTGGTATGTGTTCAGATTGTTTCTTATTATACTTAGTATCTTGgggttatttttcatttgtctGGTGATAGTTGTGAAAAACTTTTTATTACAAGTAAAATGTACCCTGATGACTTGAAAGCCAGATGGAATTTGAAAATCCAGCTCTGTCCCTAATTTCAGGGCATTGTAAATCAATGTCTATCTGATTGAACAATTTATTGACAACAATTGATATTAATTTAAAAAGCATAAAACTGAATCCAAAAGCTATTATTCAAATTCTTAACCTTGCTCTTCCTTTTAATAACACCAGAGGAAAAAGCAAACAATGGAGTTTGCAATCTTGTAAATACGTTAAAAGCTACTAAAGCTTTGTTAGTAAATCCTGATAAGATTATCTGATTATTTCATTACATGGACAGGATAAGTCAAACTCAAATATATTAGACAGTAAAGATGTTTGCCTGAGTAACAGTACTCCGATTCTATAATACTGACTGTGTGAAGGAGACCTACCCTCCCATGGACAGACACCACCACCCCAGGTGTTGATCCTACTTGAGATGTTGATTTTTGGgagttttatttgttttgattttgattttggttttttattattttttttttggttttggtttgtttgtttcagggtttttgttatttttgtgtgtgcttgtgtgttttgttttcattttgaaaacaatttcaaaaattactGTAGATATCATTCGATTGATGTTTTATGCATCTTCTGCACTTCACCCACcctgaaaatatcaaaaatatccattttttgattaattttatgGACAATAATTTGTAGTTTGTACACAAAGACTGGTGAATATGAAGAAATGTATATCTGTTCCCAGTATGTTGATAAATATGTATTCTAATTTGTTGATACGGATTCTTTGGAATATTAGAAGcatttttttctattaaaatgtttcattggttgttccttttaataaatcTTTTGGGAGATGGTAGTAAAAACATACATTACATAAAAGCTTTTACATATTATTACAATCAACACATTAGAGTGTGTTCTTCTAGGAATGCTGCTGtttgtttatacaaatatactgttatttacaaacaatgagAGGTGATTATCAAAACCAGGTCTTGCCCTCATTAACAGTTTATTCACTGGTTACTCTGTAGCCACAGGGAATTTTATGgtacttatttttaaaaaaatatatttatgaaataaagtGAATAATTATttaagataaaaatatttttacatatatatatatatatatatatatatatatatatatatatatatacattttgattaacaagttgttgtttttttatttcttgaattgGTCATGAAAATGAAAGTCATGGAATATTTCTGTAATTATTGAAATTAGTTACACCATATTATGTGTTTATTAAAGTCTAATGACAACCCATTATAGATTTGTAGCAATAGAAACTGTTTGCACAAGCCTATACCTATTCTTTAGAGTGGACAGTGGCATgttttgattggtcaataagCCATTGTGATTGGTCAGTTGGTGTTGGTATGGAGCTAGGAATGAATATTAAGCCCCTCCCACTTCATGAGTCCATCAGAAAATGTGTCCATGCATTTTTCATGGACCTGTAGTGTTATTGTGTGAGTGGAAATCTGGGCCCTTGTCTTGTGGAGTTAAACATTGATTTTGTTGTTTGGATTGATACATCTTTTTTCAGGTGAATTTGCTCAGGAAGGATCTTTTAAACACTTCCTACAGtttaattatgatttatgaaaGTTTAATTCATCTTCATACGTAGAATACTTTTgctcatttattttttttaaaaaccacaaTCAATCATAATGActtaaaaaattactttgtacatGACTGAGTTTTTTGGTTTGTAAATAtgtaacatattttattttttttttttgtaggtGTGTGAAGTGTTCTTTATCACCATACAACAGACAGTTTGGTCCCTTATGAAGACATAGCCAATAaaccatttttttcttctttatggATTTTCGTCAATAATGCATGATGGGGCAAGGGATCCGACAACTATTTCTCCTTCTTGCTTTGGACATATATACTCAAATGACTGTGGGGCAGGAAATTTCTCTGCGATACGATTTACTGGAGCAACAGTCTCAAGAAACGTTTGTCGGAAATGTAGCAGTGGACAGTTTACTGAaggccaatgtgactcaggAGGAACTTGACCgcatgaaatttcaaattctaaCTCAAGGAAGTAAAGATGCCTCATTCTTTATGATTGATGAGAAATCCAGCACAATCAAAACTGCAAATGTTCTTGATAGAGAAGTTCTCTGTGAATACGAAATTCAATGTGTTCTGGAATTCAGTGTGGCAGTTTACAAGCAACACCCTCAACACAGTAATCTAGATCTCTTCAAGATTTTTACAATCAAAGTTAACATTGTAGATGCCAATGACAATGCTCCAACATTTCCTAAATCCCAGGTGGCTCTGAATGTTCAGGAATCCGTGCCTGTGGATTACGTCCTCCTGACCAGTGGAGCCGTGGACCCAGACATGGGTGTCAACAATTCCATTCAATCCTACACGCTTAAACCCAGCAACGAAATGTTTGGGTtgaaagaaatcaaaaatatcGATGGAACCACAGATTTAGGACTCATTGTTCGTTATAAGTTAGATCGTGAAACTTTAGACTTCTACCAAGTTGAAATTGTTGCCAAAGATGGCGGGTTTCCTCAGCGGTCCGGGGCTGTTCTTGTGAATATCACTGTGATCGATGACAATGACAATAGACCATTATTTTCTCAGGCTAAATATGATGCTGCTATTCCAGAAAATCATCCAGTTGGGAAAAGTGTTTTAACTTTATCAGCCCAAGATTTGGATATTGATGAAAATGGTgaatttactttttcatttaattcaagAGTGCCACAAAAAATAAAGGACAAATTTGCTGTTAATGAAACCTCGGGGGAAATTTACACCATTTCAGAAATTGACTTTGAAGAGGAAGATAATTATCAATTTTTAGTGGAAGTGCAGGATAAAGGAAGAGAACCCAAGTCATCCACCTCCATtgtaaatatcaacattttGGATGTTAATGACAATGCCCCACAAATCAGTGTGAATCTGCTTCCGGATGGAGCGGATATTCTGGAATCGGCAGAGGTTGGGAGGTATGTGGCCAACTTTGCTGTGTCAGATCGAGACAGTGGTGCAAACGGAAAAGTCCAGTGTCAAGTGCTGGGACAATTTTTCAGAATTGAGGAAATTTTCACCAACATGTACAAAGTGACCATCAAAAATCCACTGGATTATGAATCTAAGCATGTTCATAATGTAACCATTCAGTGCCAAGACCAGGGGATTCCCCAGCACCAGAACACATCCAGCTTCCTCATCAATGTGCTAGATGTCAATGACAACAGTCCAGTGTTTCTACAGTCTATATACAGGGCCACCATCATGGAGAACAATCCACCAAACGAAGTCATCACCACTGTGGAAGCAGTGGACAAGGACTCGGGTCTGGCTGGAAAAGTCACCTATTTCATGCACACTGACGGAAAAGATAATTTTAAGGTTCATCCCACATTAGGAGTGGTCACTGTGACAAAGTCACTGGACCGTGAAATAAATCCAGTCATTTTGTTCCACGTGAATGCATCTGATGCTGGTAATCCACAGCTTAAATCTTCCACCCTTATCAGACTGACCCTGGAAGATGAGAATGACAATACTCCACATTTTAAGAAGTCCCACTTTGAATTTTATGTTGTAGAAGAACAGAAGAACCTGCCCATTGTTGGGCGCCTCTTTGCAGAAGATCCAGATGCAGGACCTAATGGTCAATTCTCTTTTGATTTTGCATCCCCTCGTTACCCTGAATTTATTCTTGATTATGATACCGGTTTACTAAAGGCTGGAATGCTGGACAGAGAGCTGAAGACAGTGTATAACTTTAATGTAACAGTATCAGACAAAGGAACTCCCCAGCGCTCCAGTGTGGCACTTGTAACTATTCATGTACTGGATGCCAATGACAATATGCCAAGGATTATCTACCCTGATAATCTTAATAACACAATCAAACTCATGTACACCACTCCCAAAGAATCCGTGATTGCCAGAATACAAGCAGATGACATTGATGAAGGAAATAATTCCATGCTTTCATTCTACATCCACCAAGTGGAACCTAGTAAAAATGATCTTTTCAAAATGAACTCCGCGACAGGGGAGTTAATCATTGCCAAGACGATGCATCTGTATGATGCTGACTCGTATAGGCTCGTGTTGGCAGTAAAAAATGGAGTTTTCACCATGTATGCCAACCTGAATGTTATCATCACTGTCAGTAACAATACAGTACTAGGCCCACATTCTCAGGACTCCGGAGAAAGTAACATATTAATCGTTGTCGCCATCGTCGTGGTGACTGTCATCCTTTCTGTTGCTATCATCGCTGCCATTTGCGTTGTGAAGTATGTGGACAGACATCGACAACTTCAGAAAAAGACACGAGACGAGATTGTGATTGGTATGAAGAAGCAGGAGAGTCTTACAACTGAGTCGTCACAGTTTACAGAAATGAAGCCCAGAAATAAGAAGGAAGTCAGCTTTTCATTAAGTGACGACGATTCCATGAACATCTCGTCTCTGACAAATATCACCTCATTCTCTTCCTACATGAAGAATCCCCATTCTGTCTACTCCATGGAGGAAAAATCATCAGAGGTAACCACATGTTGTCAAAACTTTTTCAGAAACTCTTTCAGTAATTTACCGTGTTTGCTCTGATCATCCTAGCTTCATGCCTCTGTGATCCATAGTCAGTAAAGTAGTCAGTTTTAAGTGTATTTCATTACTTAGTTTGATtaataaggtatagggtacaatttatattttctagaCTTTTATACAAAATTCCTCTTTGTCAACGAGCAGTAAAATTTGTTGTCATGCTTATCtgacaaacacaaaaaaatgtaattaatcACACTTTTTCTTTCCATGGTAATCTATGgtagaaataatcaaattaACACTCCAGTGGTAAAATACTGGAGACTTCTGATTTTATAAATACCCAGCTAGTCTTTGAATTTTTATCGGGTATCATGTCACTTGACCCCTGTAGGTATGGTGGACAAGGTGACACAAGAATTGATTGAACTAGATCGAGAAAGCCAGGTTTTCATGCTAAGTGTAACTGTTAATGGTAATTAGGTAAATTTGTTCTGGTTGATCTGAACATGAATAGATTATGAAGATAAATGACCAGTGGTCAAAGATTAATGGAACAGTTATGTCAGGTGATCCCAGAATTTTATTGGCATTGATTAGGGACATAAAATGACCAAAAGTAGACATTTCCTCAGAATACTCatacatttattataaatat is part of the Ostrea edulis chromosome 2, xbOstEdul1.1, whole genome shotgun sequence genome and harbors:
- the LOC125667251 gene encoding protocadherin beta-11-like isoform X1, coding for MMGQGIRQLFLLLALDIYTQMTVGQEISLRYDLLEQQSQETFVGNVAVDSLLKANVTQEELDRMKFQILTQGSKDASFFMIDEKSSTIKTANVLDREVLCEYEIQCVLEFSVAVYKQHPQHSNLDLFKIFTIKVNIVDANDNAPTFPKSQVALNVQESVPVDYVLLTSGAVDPDMGVNNSIQSYTLKPSNEMFGLKEIKNIDGTTDLGLIVRYKLDRETLDFYQVEIVAKDGGFPQRSGAVLVNITVIDDNDNRPLFSQAKYDAAIPENHPVGKSVLTLSAQDLDIDENGEFTFSFNSRVPQKIKDKFAVNETSGEIYTISEIDFEEEDNYQFLVEVQDKGREPKSSTSIVNINILDVNDNAPQISVNLLPDGADILESAEVGRYVANFAVSDRDSGANGKVQCQVLGQFFRIEEIFTNMYKVTIKNPLDYESKHVHNVTIQCQDQGIPQHQNTSSFLINVLDVNDNSPVFLQSIYRATIMENNPPNEVITTVEAVDKDSGLAGKVTYFMHTDGKDNFKVHPTLGVVTVTKSLDREINPVILFHVNASDAGNPQLKSSTLIRLTLEDENDNTPHFKKSHFEFYVVEEQKNLPIVGRLFAEDPDAGPNGQFSFDFASPRYPEFILDYDTGLLKAGMLDRELKTVYNFNVTVSDKGTPQRSSVALVTIHVLDANDNMPRIIYPDNLNNTIKLMYTTPKESVIARIQADDIDEGNNSMLSFYIHQVEPSKNDLFKMNSATGELIIAKTMHLYDADSYRLVLAVKNGVFTMYANLNVIITVSNNTVLGPHSQDSGESNILIVVAIVVVTVILSVAIIAAICVVKYVDRHRQLQKKTRDEIVIGMKKQESLTTESSQFTEMKPRNKKEVSFSLSDDDSMNISSLTNITSFSSYMKNPHSVYSMEEKSSEGPQACSSIMANNTLHMDLSKDHLTEKNLNTLYHQQIKSPAWLRQLQEKTRRDPMSRKADDDDSEMSAESATSDSGRGGSEEDINSNRGNPMSDSEETRQAYTNEYPQGEQSHNIPNKHGNALHSSYQKKLPSNDNYHRNISFSDDSVTANTTIDCAKNRHGRSSQDTHNQSSLSRILCLSSDRGLSFVNGHTHLDTLDEATHSTFGLRYSLQDIDDTVSESVITRDDDGNSTTTSGSYTINPDELVHEIDNLFFKSDVVV
- the LOC125667251 gene encoding protocadherin-11 X-linked-like isoform X2, yielding MMGQGIRQLFLLLALDIYTQMTVGQEISLRYDLLEQQSQETFVGNVAVDSLLKANVTQEELDRMKFQILTQGSKDASFFMIDEKSSTIKTANVLDREVLCEYEIQCVLEFSVAVYKQHPQHSNLDLFKIFTIKVNIVDANDNAPTFPKSQVALNVQESVPVDYVLLTSGAVDPDMGVNNSIQSYTLKPSNEMFGLKEIKNIDGTTDLGLIVRYKLDRETLDFYQVEIVAKDGGFPQRSGAVLVNITVIDDNDNRPLFSQAKYDAAIPENHPVGKSVLTLSAQDLDIDENGEFTFSFNSRVPQKIKDKFAVNETSGEIYTISEIDFEEEDNYQFLVEVQDKGREPKSSTSIVNINILDVNDNAPQISVNLLPDGADILESAEVGRYVANFAVSDRDSGANGKVQCQVLGQFFRIEEIFTNMYKVTIKNPLDYESKHVHNVTIQCQDQGIPQHQNTSSFLINVLDVNDNSPVFLQSIYRATIMENNPPNEVITTVEAVDKDSGLAGKVTYFMHTDGKDNFKVHPTLGVVTVTKSLDREINPVILFHVNASDAGNPQLKSSTLIRLTLEDENDNTPHFKKSHFEFYVVEEQKNLPIVGRLFAEDPDAGPNGQFSFDFASPRYPEFILDYDTGLLKAGMLDRELKTVYNFNVTVSDKGTPQRSSVALVTIHVLDANDNMPRIIYPDNLNNTIKLMYTTPKESVIARIQADDIDEGNNSMLSFYIHQVEPSKNDLFKMNSATGELIIAKTMHLYDADSYRLVLAVKNGVFTMYANLNVIITVSNNTVLGPHSQDSGESNILIVVAIVVVTVILSVAIIAAICVVKYVDRHRQLQKKTRDEIVIGMKKQESLTTESSQFTEMKPRNKKEVSFSLSDDDSMNISSLTNITSFSSYMKNPHSVYSMEEKSSEGPQACSSIMANNTLHMDLSKDHLTEKNLNTLYHQQIKSPAWLRQLQEKTRRDPMSRKADDDDSEMSAESATSDSGRGGSEEDINSNRGNPMSDSDFYCQCLV